A region of Cucumis melo cultivar AY chromosome 2, USDA_Cmelo_AY_1.0, whole genome shotgun sequence DNA encodes the following proteins:
- the LOC103492383 gene encoding uncharacterized protein LOC103492383, producing the protein MYRTAAKRLIGGLTPGRNGIHHRLRLPSPSTFPDHCSFSTATNSHEFPNSQIPNQHHIRQETPTSTDSASSSSSSWSTSTSGEETRSHENRRPRVEYQEEQARILQAALSHVVKLGWTEAAMIAGARDIGMSPSIVGSFARKEAELVEFFMDDCLQQLIDLIEADEGLKNLILRERVYKLVRARLEMQTPFISKWAQALSIQAQPANLATSFKQRAMLVDEIWHAAGGDTSDIDWYVKRTILGGIYSTTEIYMLTDSSPGFQDTWTFLDNRLKDAFDIKKTIQEAKYLAEAVGAGMGNSFQGFVGKLFQR; encoded by the exons ATGTATCGAACGGCGGCGAAGCGTCTGATCGGCGGCTTGACCCCTGGCAGAAATGGCATTCATCACCGTCTCAGGTTGCCATCGCCTTCCACTTTCCCTGACCATTGCTCCTTCTCCACAGCTACCAATTCACATGAATTTCCTAATTCTCAAATACCCAATCAACACCATATTCGTCAAGAGACTCCTACTTCTACCGATTCtgcatcttcttcatcttcttcttggtCCACATCAACTTCCGGCGAAGAAACCCGAAGCCATGAGAATCGGCGGCCGAGAGTTGAGTATCAAGAGGAGCAGGCTCGCATCCTCCAGGCTGCTCTTTCCCATGTG GTGAAGCTAGGTTGGACCGAGGCGGCCATGATTGCTGGTGCAAGGGATATTGGGATGTCACCTTCCATTGTTGGATCCTTTGCCAGGAAGGAAGCTGAACTAGTCGAG TTTTTCATGGATGATTGCTTACAGCAGCTCATCGATCTAATTGAGGCAGACGAAGGCCTTAAGAATTTGATACTTCGTGAACGTGTTTACAAGCTTGTTAGGGCTCGCCTAGAAATGCAAACTCCCTTTATATCAAAATGGGCTCAGGCTCTTAGTATCCAG GCACAACCAGCAAATCTAGCAACTAGCTTTAAACAACGGGCAATGCTTGTTGATGAGATATGGCATGCTGCTGGCGGTGACACGTCTGACATTGATTGGTACGTCAAGCGCACTATTTTGGGAGGAATATACTCAACAACTGAGATATACATGCTCACTGATAGTTCTCCAG GTTTTCAAGATACATGGACTTTCTTGGACAATCGCCTGAAAGATGCTTTTGATATAAAGAAAACCATCCAAGAG GCAAAGTATCTGGCAGAAGCTGTAGGTGCTGGGATGGGGAACTCCTTTCAAGGATTTGTTGGAAAACTTTTCCAGAGATAG